The sequence cagctttcttggtgggctcctcatcttctgctaagaaggggccaagtatgaagggcaagaaacgttctgccccacccaaggaagtggaacccgagaagaagcaaaagacaaaggcttcaaacgatggaaaatccaaggatgtttgccattactgcaagaagccgggtcattggaagcgcaactgcaaggagtatcttgagcagttgggaactgcaaagggtatgttctatatcgaaataaacatgtcacttaatacaacttcttgggtattggataccggatgtggatctcacatttgcaatgatttgcaggtgatgacaagaagtcgcaggcttagaatgggtgagacccagctgaggctcgggaatggttccagagttgaagctacggccattggagatgtttgtttgattttgcagaatggttttaaattattgttgagagatgttttatttgtgccagatttaattaaaaacattatttctatttctatgcttgatagagatggttattcttgtaattttgtgaatgggatttgcagtatttacaagaatgaatgtttaattggaaatggacaacttgaaaacgatctatataatttaaaactaaaagacgttccagtgaattgtattgacaaaccggcgacaacaaacaaaaggaaaatcgatagtcaaaacccggcaaacctttggcacgctagactaggtcatatttcctcaaggaggatgaacaagctagtgggagagggcatgtttgatatgtctgatattaactctctacctacttgtgaatcctgcctaaaagggaaaatgactaaatctccttttaaggggaagcctgagcgtagtcaaaatctgttggatttgatccatacagatgtttgtggtccatttagagtagggactcaacatggccacatctacttcattacctttactgatgattattcaaggtatgggtatttatatttaatgaaatataagtctgaagcatttgaaaagttcaaagaattcagggctgaagtagaaaacaagctaggtaaaagtattaaagcacttcgatcggatcgaggtggagaatacttgagtaccgagtttttggactatctgaaagagaatgggattctctctcagtggactcctcctatgacaccacagcttaatggtgtatcggagcgtcgtaatcgaactttgttggacatggttcgatccatgatgagcttcactgagcttccaccttcgttttggggctatgcgcttgaaacggcggtattgttgttgaacaacgtccacactaaagcagtggacaaaacaccatacgagttatggaatggcaaagctcctaagtattcatacttgaggatttggggatgtcctgcttacgtgaagcggacagtgggagataagttggatagtcgatccagcctgtgttattttgtggggtatccgaagaattcaatcggatattatttctattatcctgctgaaacaaaggtgtttgtttcacggaatgccaccttcttggagaaggagttcttattggataagaaaggcgagatgatggaactcgaagaagttagagaagaacccgaaatacaaaataacgatcccacacctcaggaaccattgctggacacgcctgcacctagaagatccgagaggacttctagacctccagttcgatatggtcttcttcttgaagagggtcaagatgaacccgacattggatgtgatccaagaagcttcaaggaagcaatttatgatgcggattcgaatttatggcttgaagctatgcaatcagaattggattcgatgcatactaaccaagtctggactttagtggatcctcccgatggaattgttccaatagggtgtaaatggatcttcaaaagaaagcttgggcctgatggtaaggtattgacctacaaggcgcgattggtggcgaaaggttatactcaaaggcaaggagttgactatgatgaaaccttttcaccagtcgcaatgttcaagtccataagaatcctaattgccatagctgcatggtatgactatgagatatggcaaatggatgtgaagactgcttttcttaatggagacattaaggaagaaatctatatgaagcagcctgaggggtacacatccatgggaagcgagcataaggtatgcaagcttcagagatcaatttatggtctaaaacaagcatcaagaagttggaaccagaaatttgatgaaacaattaaagactttggtttcatcaagaacccggaggaaccttgcgtgtacaagaaagtagttaaggatgcggtgacattcttagtactttatgttgatgacatcctactcattgggaatgatgtagggatattgcagtcaacaaagatatggttatcaggtagattttcgatgaaggatttgggtgaggcatcctacattcttgggatacagatctatagggatagatctaagagaatgataggactcactcaatcaacctacatcgataccatattgaaacggttttcaatggatgggtccaagagaggacatctacccatgtgtcatggagtttctctatccaagtctatgtgtcccaagactgatgcagagatagagaatatgacacatgtaccatatgcgtcagctataggtagtatcatgtatgggatgatatctaccagaccggatgtagcatttgctctgagtgtcacgagcagatatcagtctaatcctggtcagatgcattggaaagccgtgaaggacattcttaagtacttgcgaaggactaagaatatgttcatggtttatggaggacgagaactcaaactggaaggctataccgactctagcttccaaagtgatgtggatgactcgaagtcaacctctggatttgtgttcatgctcaatggcggtgctgtctcttggaagagttccaagcaggacaccacagcggattccaccactgaggctgaatacattgcagcatcagctgctgctaaagaggccgtttggatgaggaatttcgtccaagagttgggcgtcattcctgaatttgttggtccagtcccggtgtactgcgacaacacgggtgccgttgctcaagcaaaggaaccaaggtctcatcaaagatccaaacacgtactgaggaaataccacataatccgggagattgtggaaagaggagacatcagtgtcgaacgagtggcctctgcagacaatatcgctgatccacttactaagcctttgccaggaccattgtttgacaaacatcgcgaagcaatgggtctacgtagtatgactagttggctataggcaagtgggtgattgtaagagtgggtgcccagtgagccaactgtgtggctatgggctttgttgactctttgtataaacaatcttttgtttaatattatttacacttttatggcaatgactttatattacttcatattgttatattgtgatatactattgttgttttgataaagaccttgaatatatagtgtatgtaagatgtggtagaacatggagatgtctatcatgaaatacatcttatagtcactgtatattctaaaaccgttcctagtcgattgagccgtccgataataaggataaggatcgctcgagtttgagactagcatttgcgatgcggagtaccacgtttcattggtagggaacatggagatgttcgaagcatgcaaatggatattcataggatgaatagtcgaactaccctatccggactttccaagtggttatcacttatcgagtggataaagtccgcggttttggttgtacaccattagtccttacgacttgaaacatcatggagactctatatgctagtactgtgctttgactcgtttaccgactctgagggggtcatcaggtgtcgagattgggtacagttacgacacatataggagtcaatgcattgttgtcaaggattcaccacatacttgcgagtgtggatatcctatgcgatctgaggagatattagtgtgacaaatctctggccagagtacttgatgtgatttaagaaatggtttcttagtagcacatgcgatgtcactaatttgatcttcaagatgcattgcatagttatcgaatcttgagcgactctcgatataccaatggttgttgattcgatcgggatatatggatgaagggaccgtactgtacgctaaccaaaatctactggttcttgtaggcactatcagtgatacctagggaatcatggggcgatgttgctaggcgctttaccatgattcgttgggcaagtcggaaagtgttgttccgagtcacaaggagttgtgagcccacggctagctgtatccctgaaccattgagggtcacacagtgtaatggagttttaatccccgttgagatagttaaatttaaagagttaaatttaatgaactaaggagttggacttcttaattaagagtaagggagtagggtttcctaaaatgacatagggatggactggaaaccactgaattcggattcaggaaaatttattttgactttaaaacgtgcagaaatggtttctgtgcacattggtgaaatcgtttcatcaatcggagtcacgatgaattttatattaatttctgaacgagcgggctttgcttgtcgggccccagcttatgactaatgggccctaaggtgttagtggcctgcattataaataagttatttcagtacagaaattacacacaacaggtcataaattttgagagcaaatttcgaaaaccctagaccctctcaaaaccgatcggccgtcccctccctttgctctgcccgagaaaattccggtctgtgattttgaatcgcggtcaggaataacgaatcagattcgtgtaatctcttcgcagaaaacttctgatagattttctagtgcaatctatcagagggattaaacctctgttcgtggacctgattgaaggcgttcatcggttccagggagagacaacaagagcagaattgttctgttggtgtccattaatctcgttgcgagatttgaggtaaaattattttaattgttatttaaattttacacacacgtaattcaatcgatgaacggttgatacccataccatggaaacgttccatgaaaaatttttaaacttccgctgcaccgggtatcaatcgtaattggtctgggaactcgccagttttccaacaatatcgtcgattgtattctgccgattggatttgttgtattttaattatccgcactttacgctttaagcttttttTTGCGTGCTCTTGTactgtaactctgattaggtagtggatccgggttgggtcactatagtaatcttgtgattataggcttggacagtaGAGCTGGTGTAGCTTAACTGATattatttgaggtacgaaagtattgttaGAGATACACTGACTAagtgtgcatgtattatgtgttgcattatttatatggcatgattttatctgcatatattatgtcacgatatTATGCTTCATGAATTATCATATTAAGCTTTTATCCTTGAGATAGTCTGTATTAGGGTGGTTACCCTGAtgtgttagtggatggttggacacgtgtacTCGTGATCAGGTCATCGATATCCATAGTAGGgtgtgtgagccacctcctagtATGACGACACAGAGTGTTACATACCTTGGCGACAAGTCTGTTTGATCAGAGTTTCTTGATCTTGAGTATTGGTACCCCgtacatttgcattcatgctcatataatatttgtatactcatactctcgtgctgagcgtagttcgctcacatccatttttttgtgttttttggacaccccattagaCGGGGCAGGTCTTAGGTTGGACGGAGTAGGAGGCTCAGGACGGACTTAGTTGCAGTGTTTTGGCAACTGTTGGGAGCTTTGTTTATTCAGGGTAATTGTATCATAACTTGTTAGTTTGGTACTGAGAATTTGGTTCGATTTGGATGTAATAATTTTGGATTACTTGTGCTTGGGTTTGTATAACTTTGGTGATTTCCGCTAATAAATTCtgattatgttttaattaagattATTCCATTCTTAAGCTtttaattagtaggtgatcatggtgcgggtcactatatttatggtatcagagcatgcataggaTATTTTTGGGATTTAGACTTGGCTCTTTGGGTTTTTTATGTGCATTAATCCTTTCAGATGGCTGATAGAGACGAGGAGAGCCAGGGAAGTGTGGGTCGGTGGGGAGATGGTAATGCTCCGAGACGTCCCCGTGCACACCGCTATCATCGATAGGGAAGAAGCTGTTTCGAGATGCATAGGTTCctgcagatggggcctaagcccttagtAGGATGCGAGATTCCTGAGGTGGCTGAGGATTGGCTCGAGCGGATGGAGAGTTGTTTCCATGTTTTTGATTGTTCAGAAGACCAGAAGATGGAGGCTGCTACTTTCCTCTTGGAGGGGCATGCTCATAAGTGGTGGAGATCCGCATCTGCACCGTTACTTCAGAAGAATGGGCATGAGAAGTGGCCAGATTTCTATATATTGTTCCGTTAGTTtcattttcctccagctctctGCCaagaaaaatcaatttaattgCTTAATTTGAAGCAGGGATCCATGACTGTNNNNNNNNNNNNNNNNNNNNNNNNNNNNNNNNNNNNNNNNNNNNNNNNNNNNNNNNNNNNNNNNNNNNNNNNNNNNNNNNNNNNNNNNNNNNNNNNNNNNgggattaaacctctgttcgtggacctgattgaaggcgttcatcggttccagggagagacaacaagagcagaattgttctgttggtgtccattaatctcgttgcgagatttgaggtaaaatttatttaattgttatttaaattttacacacacgtaattcaatcgatgaacggttgatacccataccatggaaacgttccatgaaaaatttttaaacttccgctgcaccgggtatcaatcgtaattggtctgggaactcgccagttttccaacaatatcgtcgattgtattctgccgattggatttgttgtattttaattatccgcactttacgctttaagcttttttTTGCGTGCTCTTGTactgtaactctgattaggtagtggatccgggttgggtcactatagtaatcttgtgattataggcttggacagtaGAGCTGGTGTAGCTTAACTGATattatttgaggtacgaaagtattgttaGAGATACACTGACTAagtgtgcatgtattatgtgttgcattatttatatggcatgattttatctgcatatattatgtcacgatatTATGCTTCATGAATTATCATATTAAGCTTTTATCCTTGAGATAGTCTGTATTAGGGTGGTTACCCTGAtgtgttagtggatggttggacacgtgtacTCGTGATCAGGTCATCGATATCCATAGTAGGgtgtgtgagccacctcctagtATGACGACACAGAGTGTTACATACCTTGGCGACAAGTCTGTTTGATCAGAGTTTCTTGATCTTGAGTATTGGTACCCCgtacatttgcattcatgctcatataatatttgtatactcatactctcgtgctgagcgtagttcgctcacatccatttttttgtgttttttggacaccccattagaCGGGGCAGGTCTTAGGTTGGACGGAGTAGGAGGCTCAGGACGGACTTAGTTGCAGTGTTTTGGCAACTGTTGGGAGCTTTGTTTATTCAGGGTAATTGTATCATAACTTGTTAGTTTGGTACTGAGAATTTGGTTCGATTTGGATGTAATAATTTTGGATTACTTGTGCTTGGGTTTGTATAACTTTGGTGATTTCCGCTAATAAATTCtgattatgttttaattaagattATTCCATTCTTAAGCTtttaattagtaggtgatcatggtgcgggtcactatatttatggtatcagagcatgcataggaTATTTTTGGGATTTAGACTTGGCTCTTTGGGTTTTTTATGTGCATTAATCCTTTCAGATGGCTGATAGAGACGAGGAGAGCCAGGGAAGTGTGGGTCGGTGGGGAGATGGTAATGCTCCGAGACGTCCCCGTGCACACCGCTATCATCGATAGGGAAGAAGCTGTTTCGAGATGCATAGGTTCctgcagatggggcctaagcccttagtAGGATGCGAGATTCCTGAGGTGGCTGAGGATTGGCTCGAGCGGATGGAGAGTTGTTTCCATGTTTTTGATTGTTCAGAAGACCAGAAGATGGAGGCTGCTACTTTCCTCTTGGAGGGGCATGCTCATAAGTGGTGGAGATCCGCATCTGCACCGTTACTTCAGAAGAATGGGCATGAGAAGTGGCCAGATTTCTATATATTGTTCCGTTAGTTtcattttcctccagctctctGCCaagaaaaatcaatttaattgCTTAATTTGAAGCAGGGATCCATGActgttgatgagtatcagcagaagtttatTAACCTCCTTCCGTATTGTCCTCATATTGGCGCCAATTCTAAGGCGAAGTACGATCACTTCCTGCAGGGATTGAACCAAGATATTTTCAATTGGGTCGATGTCTGTGATGACCCCACTTCTTATGAGGGCTTGGTGAACCTTTGTAGGCAGGCATAGATCAATGTGAACCATGTTAGGACGCTTCAGTCTTCTCGACCCGTGAATCTTTGGGTCCTCGTGCCCAGTCTTTTAAGAAGTTTGCTTCTACTAATTCTTCCTCTGGATCCGGTGGTGTTATGCGTTTTGCAAAGAAGGGTCAATGTGCtcactgtgggaagaatcaCCCGATGGATAAATGCCATAAGGCTGCAGGAGCTTGTTTTCATTTCGAGGAGATTGATCATCTCAAGAAGAATTGTCCACAGGCTGGTGTgcaggttctggttctggttctcagACTACAATCCAGCAGAGGCCACTAGGGCAATCAGTGGGAGGTTCTAATCTGTGACCATGAGCTCCGAGTCAAGTGTTCTCTTTGAGTCGTGATCAAGTTGTTGAGGAGAATGAGGGTTATTGCGGGTACATTTTTTTATGCGGTATACCTCCTTTTGTTCTTATTGACActagtgcatctcattccttcatatcTGCACGTTTTGTCAAGCATCACAAGTTACCCTATATCGCTCTAGATGTAGTAATTTACGTTTCTACTCCAACTGGTCAGTCAGCATTAGGTAAATGTCTAGTTTTGGGTTGTCTTTTagaatttgagggtaatgtttTGATAGTGAATCTCATGGTGTTATCAATGGAAGATTTTGACTGCATATTAGGTATTGATATGTTGACCACgtaccgagcttcagtggactgttaCCCAAAACTTGTGCGGTTTCATTCTGTTGGGGATgatagttggtttttctatggtgagggatcGCGATCTCCAATGCCTTTGATTTTTGCTTTGAGagtctgtcgagctctggagtcaaGCAGGGAAGGCTatctcatctatgcagttgatatgtccactgAGAGTGTTGTTATAGGATATTTTCCAGTCGTTAATGAatttcctgatgtttttcctgatgagattccaggtttttCTCCTGTTCGGGAAGTTGAGTTTGTCATTGAGTTAATACCAGGGACGTCACCTATCTTGTGAGCACCATATCGTCTAGCTCCGTCAGAGATTCGTGAGTTGAAGCAACAGTTGCATGATATCTTGGAAAAGGGATATATGCATCTATTGtatctccgtggggagctcctattctctttgtgaagaagaaagatgggtctatgcgaCTGTGTATTGACTATCGACAGTTGAATCGCATGAtcatcaagaacaagtatcatttTCCTTGTATAGATGAACTAATTGATCAGCTTCAGTGTACTTCGATatattccaagattgacttgagatctgggtatcatcataTGCGAGTTAAggatcaggatatagccaagaaTGCATTCCGGACtagatatgggcattatgagttcttggtgatgccatttgggtagacTAATGCGCCTGttgtattcatggatttgatgaatcgtgttttcaattattatttagacaagtttgtggttgtgttcatcgatgatattctggtGTATTCTTCTAATTTGGATGAGCATGCATATCATTTGAGGCTCGTTTTTCAGACTCATTGGGAGAGGAAACTTTACgcaaagctgagtaagtgtgagttttggattgatCGCGTGGTTTTCCTTTGCCATGTTATATCCAGCCAGGGAGTTTTAGTTGATCCGATCAAGATTGATGTTGTTCTGAATTGGTCACGCCCGATGACGTTggctgagatccatagttttttgggtctGTAAGGATATTATCATCGTTTCATTGCGAATTTCTCGCAGTTATCTCGAACTTTGATGCAACTTACTCGGAAAGGCATAAATTTTGAGTGGTCATTAGAGTGTGAGGAAaaattttgtgagcttcgatgtCGGTTGACTTTGGCGCTTGTGTTGGCACTATCGTATAGTTCTGGAGGGTTgtgtatactgatgcttctctGCAAGGATAAGGTGTTGCGAAACAAGATCATTCCTC comes from Henckelia pumila isolate YLH828 chromosome 4, ASM3356847v2, whole genome shotgun sequence and encodes:
- the LOC140861575 gene encoding uncharacterized protein, which encodes MGPKPLVGCEIPEVAEDWLERMESCFHVFDCSEDQKMEAATFLLEGHAHKWWRSASAPLLQKNGWLIETRRAREVWVGGEMGSMTVDEYQQKFINLLPYCPHIGANSKAKYDHFLQGLNQDIFNWVDVCDDPTSYEGLDASVFSTRESLGPRAQSFKKFASTNSSSGSGGVMRFAKKGQCAHCGKNHPMDKCHKAAGACFHFEEIDHLKKNCPQAGVQHHKLPYIALDVVIYVSTPTGQSALGKCLVLGCLLEFEGNVLIVNLMVLSMEDFDCILGIDMLTTYRASVDCYPKLVRFHSVGDDSWFFYGEGSRSPMPLIFALRVCRALESSREGYLIYAVDMSTESVVIGYFPVVNEFPDVFPDEIPGFSPVREVEFVIELIPGTSPIL